In the genome of Candidatus Hydrogenedentota bacterium, the window GCGCGACATCGGCGCGCGGCTGAACTACACCCGGTTTGTCCGGGGCGTGGAGCAGAACGGGTCAGTGCAGGAGGTTCGCAGCAACCTGCTTCCGCTGGACCAGTTCGGCACGGTGACGCTTCCCGCGCCCAATCCGGCCCTTTTCGGTCCTACGCTGCGCGATGACATCAACAACGCGCCCGCGGACGGTCTTCAGGACTATCAGGGGGCCGGGGTCGAGTTCAGCATCATCAACACGGGATACGGCACGATCGAGGGCGCGATGAAGGCCGTTGAGCGCCAGTCCGACGCGGACCTCATCTCGAAACCGGAGCTGCTGGTGGCGAACGGCCAGCCGGCGACGATCAAGGCGGGCGGCCAGGTGCCGTTCCAGGACGCGCAAATCAAGCCGCCCTATCCGGCGCAGTTGCAGGTGGTGTGGCGCGACGTGGGCGTGACCCTGGGTTTCGTCCCGACCATCATGCCCAACGACATGGTGCAGTTGAACCTGACGACCCTCGAGGTGTCGGACGTGAACCGGATAGAGAATTTCCGGGGCGTTGACCTGCCGGTGTTCTCGACCCGCTCCCAGACAGGCGTGGTTTACGTGCCGGACAGCACCACGCTGGTGGTGGGCGGGCTCACGAGCCGGGTGGTGCGCAACACCGAGCGCCGGGTGCCGGTGCTGGGCCGGGTGCCGCTGCTGGGCATTCCGTTCCGGAGTCGCAAGGCGGACGCGGAGCTGCGCAGCCTGCTGATTTTCGTGTCGCCCACGGTGGTGGATTTGCGCGCGCCGACGCCGCAGGCCGAGAACGCGCTGGTCTTCTGGAAGGACCGGGGCACGGAGTGGCTGAACACTCCGCGCATCGAGAGCGAGCGGGAGGCCATGCAGGCGGGGTTGTAGGCGGGGCGGCGGTGGACGGTGTGGAGCGGGGCAACCAGCCCTGCGCTGAGTCATATTCCATCACATTGCCTAGAAATAAAAGGATTCCCCCCCTACCCCCCCGCAAGCAGGGGGGAGAAGATAAAGAAAACCACCCACGTTTCGCGGCAACCCTGTTTCCAAGAAGACAATGTTGGGTGATTTCGGGAGCGAAGGGAAAAGTTTTATGCATTTTTGTCAGAATTTAGGGCAGTGGACAAAGAAGGTGCCCGTATCTGCAATGTGGTTTGTCCGCCGTTCATGGGTTGATTGAAGAGCGTGCCGCCTTTTCAGGGGGTTTTGATGTCCAAGATCATGGATGACGTGCGGTATCTGGCGGGCGCGCTTCCCCACCGCGAGAGCCAGACGGACGAGGAGGACGCGGCGGGCCGCCACATCGAGTCCCGTCTGCGGGAGAACTTCGAGGATGTCTCCGTGGAGCCGTTCGGCGCGGTGGACAATTTCCCCCTTCTGACGGCCTCCTATCTCGGGGAGTACGCCGTAGTGGGCGTTCTGGCCGTGTGGTGGCC includes:
- a CDS encoding type II and III secretion system protein, which produces RDIGARLNYTRFVRGVEQNGSVQEVRSNLLPLDQFGTVTLPAPNPALFGPTLRDDINNAPADGLQDYQGAGVEFSIINTGYGTIEGAMKAVERQSDADLISKPELLVANGQPATIKAGGQVPFQDAQIKPPYPAQLQVVWRDVGVTLGFVPTIMPNDMVQLNLTTLEVSDVNRIENFRGVDLPVFSTRSQTGVVYVPDSTTLVVGGLTSRVVRNTERRVPVLGRVPLLGIPFRSRKADAELRSLLIFVSPTVVDLRAPTPQAENALVFWKDRGTEWLNTPRIESEREAMQAGL